The following coding sequences lie in one Methylosinus trichosporium OB3b genomic window:
- a CDS encoding thioesterase II family protein, whose translation MSPFVRPRPVANPAARLVVFHHAAGSAGTYYPMSAAIPSGWDLLLHDLPGRGKRFGERPIAVMADLVARVTEDVRPWVDAPLALFGHSLGAIIAAEVGRACDGMGAPPIWIGVSGRIAPALPPTRRSLHEYDDAALLEELLALGGTPQRLGDSPEFLQLFLRNARADLAAVESYEPEAARARCACPMTAFAGTKDPWAPPKVMEAWEQETTGSFRLRQFEGGHFYFFGAAFAALTRGIVADIEYSGVRPTPTRSPLAARAP comes from the coding sequence GTGAGCCCCTTCGTCCGCCCGCGCCCGGTCGCAAATCCCGCGGCGCGCCTCGTCGTCTTCCATCATGCGGCCGGCTCCGCAGGGACCTATTATCCGATGAGCGCGGCGATCCCGAGCGGTTGGGATCTGCTGCTGCACGATCTGCCGGGGCGCGGCAAACGCTTCGGCGAGCGGCCGATCGCCGTCATGGCCGACCTCGTCGCGCGCGTGACCGAGGACGTGCGCCCGTGGGTCGATGCGCCGCTCGCCCTATTCGGGCACAGTCTCGGCGCGATCATCGCCGCCGAGGTGGGGCGCGCCTGCGACGGCATGGGCGCTCCGCCGATCTGGATCGGCGTCTCCGGCCGCATCGCGCCGGCTCTGCCGCCGACGCGCCGCAGCCTGCACGAATACGACGACGCGGCGCTGCTGGAAGAGCTTCTCGCGCTCGGCGGCACGCCGCAGCGGCTCGGCGACTCGCCGGAGTTCCTGCAGCTTTTCCTGCGCAACGCGCGCGCCGATCTCGCCGCCGTCGAATCCTACGAGCCGGAGGCGGCGCGCGCGCGATGCGCTTGCCCGATGACCGCCTTCGCCGGAACGAAAGACCCCTGGGCGCCTCCGAAAGTCATGGAAGCCTGGGAACAGGAGACGACAGGAAGCTTTCGCCTGCGGCAATTCGAAGGCGGACATTTCTACTTCTTCGGCGCCGCCTTCGCCGCGCTCACGCGCGGGATCGTCGCCGATATCGAATATAGCGGCGTCCGCCCGACGCCGACACGTTCACCCCTAGCAGCGAGAGCGCCATGA
- a CDS encoding SRPBCC domain-containing protein, translating into MSQRIIETTIEIAAPVETVWRALVDFPSYPQWSRFILSIDGEARRGAPLAVRLDDGGGGVMLMRPRIVAFDEAVELRWRGVVGARFLFTGEHSFRLEPLSETVTRFAQKEAFGGMLVPLFWKRLDTHTRRAFHSFNSALRERAEALAPAG; encoded by the coding sequence ATGAGCCAGCGGATCATCGAGACCACCATAGAAATCGCCGCGCCGGTCGAAACCGTCTGGCGCGCGCTCGTCGACTTTCCGAGCTATCCGCAATGGAGCCGCTTCATCCTGTCGATCGACGGCGAAGCGCGGCGCGGAGCGCCGCTCGCGGTGCGGCTCGATGACGGCGGAGGCGGCGTCATGCTCATGCGTCCGCGCATCGTCGCTTTCGACGAGGCTGTCGAATTGCGCTGGCGCGGCGTCGTCGGCGCGCGTTTCCTGTTCACGGGCGAGCATTCCTTCCGACTGGAGCCGCTGTCGGAGACCGTCACGCGTTTCGCGCAGAAAGAAGCCTTCGGCGGCATGCTCGTTCCTTTGTTCTGGAAGCGGCTCGACACGCATACGCGGCGCGCCTTTCATTCATTCAATAGCGCTCTGCGCGAACGCGCCGAGGCGCTCGCGCCCGCCGGCTGA
- a CDS encoding ABC transporter permease has product MMWTRIRALIVKELLAAFRDPRARVALVVPPVIQLFLFAYAATLEVTNQPIGVLDQDWGAASRQLVARFERASAFSTIHHYASLSEAQSALDRQDVMVVTHIPQDFSRKLASGDETTVQTLLDGRKSNSAQLVSNYVATIVQRFGEEYRRGAAASPPASELVDRSWYNPNRDYRMSMVPSLVATLTMSTVLMIVGMSVARERELGTFEQLLVSPLQPHEIVVGKAAPGLIIGLGQGALTTLIVTQIFGVPLSGSIAALFLGLFVFLAAMIGVGLFISSLAGNQQQAMMGAMVYLMPAMLLSGFTSPVHNMPNWLQPLALVNPLTHFLIIVRGAFLREASFWSALEHIWPIAAFAAVTLAMASWLFRRQTQ; this is encoded by the coding sequence ATGATGTGGACGAGAATTCGCGCGCTGATCGTCAAGGAGCTCCTCGCCGCCTTCCGCGATCCACGCGCGCGCGTCGCCTTGGTCGTTCCGCCGGTCATACAGCTCTTCCTGTTCGCTTACGCGGCCACGCTGGAAGTGACCAATCAGCCGATCGGCGTGCTCGATCAGGATTGGGGCGCCGCCTCGCGACAGCTCGTCGCCCGCTTCGAGCGCGCGTCGGCCTTCTCGACGATCCATCACTATGCGAGCCTTTCCGAAGCGCAATCCGCGCTCGATCGCCAGGACGTGATGGTCGTCACGCACATCCCGCAGGATTTCTCCCGTAAGCTGGCCAGCGGCGACGAGACCACCGTGCAGACGCTGCTGGACGGCCGCAAATCCAACAGCGCCCAGCTCGTCAGCAACTATGTCGCGACCATCGTGCAGCGTTTCGGCGAGGAATACCGTCGCGGCGCGGCGGCTTCCCCTCCGGCCAGCGAGCTCGTCGATCGCAGCTGGTACAATCCAAATCGCGATTATCGGATGTCGATGGTGCCCAGTCTGGTCGCGACGCTGACGATGTCGACCGTTCTGATGATCGTCGGCATGTCGGTGGCGCGCGAGCGCGAGCTCGGCACATTCGAGCAATTGCTGGTATCGCCCCTTCAGCCTCACGAGATCGTCGTCGGCAAGGCCGCGCCGGGCCTCATCATCGGCCTCGGCCAGGGCGCTCTGACGACGCTCATCGTCACGCAGATTTTCGGCGTCCCGCTCTCCGGCTCGATTGCGGCGCTGTTCCTCGGCTTGTTCGTGTTCCTCGCCGCGATGATCGGCGTCGGCCTGTTCATCTCCTCGCTCGCCGGAAACCAGCAGCAGGCGATGATGGGCGCCATGGTCTATCTGATGCCGGCCATGCTGCTGTCGGGATTCACCAGCCCCGTGCACAATATGCCGAATTGGCTGCAGCCGCTCGCCCTCGTCAATCCGCTCACGCATTTTCTCATCATCGTGCGCGGAGCCTTCCTGCGCGAAGCATCGTTCTGGAGCGCTCTGGAGCATATCTGGCCGATCGCGGCTTTCGCCGCCGTGACGCTGGCGATGGCGAGCTGGCTGTTCCGCCGCCAGACGCAATGA
- a CDS encoding ABC transporter permease encodes MRASRQDRRRRVARRIRALIVKETLQILRDPSSYVVAFLLPALLLLLFGFGVSFDATRVRIGLVVEQPTPETTLFEASLFNSPFFEVRRAGDRRAFADDLARGRLDGVVVLPGDFSIRLHRGDTAGVQLITDGGDPNTAALATAYVQGAWQSWRERRLPDAADGQRIRVSSRVWFNPELESRRFLVPGSIAMIQMMIGSLLTALVVAREWERGTIEALLATPVGIGEFIIGKLVPNFALGLCAMAVCVAAARFVFDIPLRGSMLSLTALTAVFLLVALGLGLLISTAARTQFLASQIAMVVAFLPGLYFSGFLFEIASMPAPLRAFAAIVPARYYVRALQTIFLAGDITAVLVPCALVLLFMAAALFAATARNTKQRLD; translated from the coding sequence GTGAGAGCGAGCCGGCAGGATCGGCGCCGCCGCGTCGCGCGGCGCATACGCGCGCTCATCGTCAAGGAGACGCTGCAGATTCTGCGCGACCCCTCGAGCTATGTCGTCGCCTTCCTGCTGCCCGCCCTCCTGCTCCTGCTGTTCGGATTCGGCGTCTCGTTCGACGCGACCAGAGTGCGGATCGGCCTCGTCGTCGAGCAGCCGACGCCCGAGACGACTCTGTTCGAAGCCTCGCTCTTCAACTCGCCTTTCTTCGAGGTCCGCCGCGCCGGCGATCGGCGCGCCTTCGCCGACGATCTTGCCCGCGGCCGGCTGGACGGCGTGGTCGTCCTGCCGGGCGACTTCTCGATTCGCCTTCACCGCGGCGATACGGCGGGCGTTCAGCTCATCACCGACGGAGGCGATCCGAATACGGCCGCTCTCGCGACCGCCTATGTGCAAGGCGCCTGGCAATCCTGGCGGGAGCGACGCCTGCCGGATGCGGCGGACGGCCAGCGCATCCGCGTGTCGTCGCGCGTCTGGTTCAATCCCGAGCTCGAGAGCCGCCGCTTCCTCGTGCCGGGCTCCATCGCGATGATCCAGATGATGATCGGCTCGCTGCTCACCGCGCTGGTCGTCGCGCGCGAATGGGAGCGCGGCACTATCGAGGCGCTGCTCGCCACGCCGGTCGGCATCGGCGAATTCATAATCGGCAAGCTGGTCCCCAATTTCGCGCTCGGACTTTGCGCCATGGCCGTATGCGTTGCCGCGGCGCGCTTCGTGTTCGATATTCCGCTGCGCGGCTCGATGCTGAGCCTCACCGCGCTCACCGCCGTCTTCCTGCTCGTCGCGCTGGGGCTCGGCCTCCTCATCTCTACGGCGGCGCGGACGCAATTCCTGGCGAGCCAGATCGCCATGGTGGTCGCCTTTCTGCCCGGCCTCTATTTCTCCGGCTTTCTGTTCGAGATCGCCAGTATGCCGGCGCCGCTGCGCGCCTTCGCCGCTATCGTCCCCGCGCGCTACTATGTGCGCGCCCTGCAGACGATCTTTCTCGCCGGCGACATCACGGCCGTGCTCGTCCCTTGCGCGCTCGTCCTGCTGTTCATGGCGGCGGCGCTGTTCGCAGCGACGGCGCGAAACACCAAGCAACGACTAGATTGA
- a CDS encoding ATP-binding cassette domain-containing protein, with protein sequence MTEPLVSIENLSKRFAAAGPPALDALSISIAGGRVTGLVGPDGAGKTTLMRLMAGLLTPSDGRIEVCGFDVDAETASVRDAIGYMPQRFGLYEDLTVGENLTLYADLRGVVGPARRDTFDRLLAFTDLARFVDRRAGALSGGMKQKLGLACAMLNAPSLLLLDEPSVGVDPISRRELWRMVYALVEDGVAVVWSTAYLDEAENCAEVVVLDAGRVLYQGDPKAMTAGAAGRAYHILGAADERRTFLAQAIARPEVIDGVVQGDAIRLVLREGAAAPAAADFGRADLSIEPVTPRFEDAYVALLGGLPKRTTTIDAPPRPAADGSSPVEARELTRRFGAFVAADRISFRIARGEIFGLLGPNGAGKSTTFKMMCGLLRPSEGKALVDGLDLDKAPAAARSRLGYMAQKFSLYGDLGVRQNLEFFAGVYGLTAAKRREAIERVAAAFDLEPHFHASAGLLPLGFKQRLALACAVMHQPSVLFLDEPTAGVDPLTRREFWGFINAMVAQGVTVMVTTHFMDEAEYCDRIALIYRGKSIAVDTPKALQARVRSEALPNPTLEDAFIGLVKAHDAAAA encoded by the coding sequence ATGACCGAGCCGCTCGTCTCGATCGAAAATCTGAGCAAGCGCTTCGCCGCCGCCGGGCCGCCGGCGCTGGACGCGCTCAGCATTTCGATCGCAGGCGGCCGGGTGACGGGTCTCGTCGGTCCGGACGGCGCCGGCAAGACGACGCTGATGCGTCTCATGGCCGGCCTGCTGACGCCGAGCGACGGCCGCATCGAGGTCTGCGGCTTCGACGTGGACGCGGAAACCGCCTCGGTCCGCGACGCGATCGGCTATATGCCGCAGCGCTTCGGCCTCTATGAGGATCTCACGGTCGGCGAGAATCTCACGCTCTACGCCGATCTGCGCGGCGTCGTCGGCCCTGCGCGGCGGGACACATTCGATCGGCTGCTCGCCTTCACCGATCTCGCGCGCTTCGTGGATCGCCGCGCCGGCGCGCTCTCCGGCGGCATGAAGCAGAAGCTCGGTCTCGCCTGCGCCATGCTGAACGCGCCCTCCCTGCTGCTGCTGGACGAGCCGAGCGTCGGCGTCGATCCCATTTCGCGCCGCGAGCTCTGGCGCATGGTCTACGCGCTAGTCGAGGACGGAGTCGCCGTGGTCTGGAGCACGGCCTATCTCGACGAGGCGGAAAATTGCGCCGAGGTGGTCGTGCTCGACGCCGGCCGCGTCCTCTATCAGGGCGATCCCAAGGCGATGACCGCCGGAGCCGCCGGCCGCGCCTATCACATCCTCGGAGCCGCCGACGAGCGTCGGACTTTTCTGGCGCAGGCGATCGCCCGGCCGGAGGTGATCGACGGCGTGGTGCAGGGAGACGCGATCCGTCTCGTTCTCCGCGAAGGCGCGGCAGCGCCCGCCGCCGCCGATTTCGGCCGCGCGGATTTGTCGATCGAGCCCGTCACGCCGCGCTTCGAGGACGCCTATGTGGCGCTGCTCGGCGGCCTGCCCAAACGGACGACGACGATCGACGCGCCGCCTCGGCCCGCCGCGGACGGCTCGTCGCCGGTCGAAGCCCGCGAGCTGACGCGGCGCTTCGGCGCTTTCGTCGCCGCCGACCGGATTTCCTTTCGGATCGCGCGCGGCGAGATTTTCGGCCTGCTCGGGCCCAACGGCGCCGGCAAATCCACGACCTTCAAAATGATGTGCGGGCTCCTGCGGCCGAGCGAGGGAAAGGCTCTCGTCGACGGCCTCGATCTCGACAAAGCCCCTGCGGCGGCCCGCTCGCGGCTCGGTTACATGGCGCAGAAATTCTCGCTCTACGGCGATCTCGGCGTGCGCCAGAATCTCGAATTCTTCGCCGGCGTCTACGGCCTCACGGCCGCAAAGCGACGCGAGGCGATCGAGCGGGTGGCCGCGGCCTTCGATCTCGAGCCGCATTTTCACGCCAGCGCCGGGCTGTTGCCGCTCGGCTTCAAGCAGCGCCTCGCGCTCGCCTGCGCCGTCATGCACCAGCCCTCCGTGCTGTTCCTGGACGAGCCCACCGCCGGCGTCGATCCGCTGACGCGCCGGGAGTTCTGGGGCTTCATCAACGCCATGGTGGCGCAGGGCGTCACCGTCATGGTGACGACCCATTTCATGGACGAGGCCGAATATTGCGACCGGATCGCGCTCATCTATCGCGGTAAGAGCATCGCTGTCGACACGCCGAAGGCCCTTCAGGCGCGGGTGAGGAGCGAGGCGCTGCCGAATCCGACCCTCGAGGACGCCTTCATCGGACTGGTGAAGGCCCACGACGCGGCGGCGGCGTGA